In the Plasmodium chabaudi chabaudi strain AS genome assembly, chromosome: 13 genome, one interval contains:
- a CDS encoding fam-b protein produces the protein MLIMKPAILKSVFFSIIICSFEYAKNELYFISERNIYLEMSVINFKNNRILSDADNQFDLNDFYKSTWSLANQLNDYNDVDDDDEDTKKIRNIINSHIKEHKESNTLPNLNNVDKKTKNLIHKLRKKLEGMKKKLDNIRNDEIEIQPTQDKRIANKDDNFEDEYNEITSSKQYEIHVIDRKLKKAEKKFVGASLAFIASLIIILASGVSLYLLILLTPCAIFMCKSFVDLDKLAIKKLKMLA, from the exons atgttaataatgaaacccgccattttaaaatctgtttttttttcaattattatttgttcttTTGAATATGCCAAAAAT GAATTATACTTCATAAGCGAGAGAAACATATACCTTGAAATGAgtgtaataaattttaaaaataataggaTATTATCAGATGCAGACAATCAATTCGatttaaatgatttttataaatcaaCTTGGAGTCTTGCAAACCAACTTAATGACTATAATGATGTAGATGATGATGACGAggatacaaaaaaaattcgaaatattataaattcacATATAAAGGAGCATAAAGAAAGTAATACATTAcccaatttaaataatgtagataaaaaaacgaaaaaccTCATTCATAAACttcgaaaaaaattagaaggaatgaaaaaaaagcttGATAATATAAGGAATGACGAAATAGAAATACAACCGACACAAGATAAAAGAATAGCAAACAAAGATGATAATTTTGAAGAcgaatataatgaaattacATCAAGTAAACAATATGAGATACACGTAATTGATcgaaagttaaaaaaagcagaaaaaaaattcgtTGGGGCATCTTTGGCATTTATAGCATctcttattattatactaGCATCAGGAGTGTCGTTGTACTTACTAATACTACTTACACCGTGTGCGATTTTCATGTGTAAGAGCTTCGTGGATCTCGATAAATTagctattaaaaaattaaaaatgctaGCATAG
- a CDS encoding CIR protein, which yields MSYHVCEMFNSLYSQLPDDDNEEKRQNGEKLLYESFCPKIGETYQKCSSEFEKISAGFVYLLGQLFGNVNSEGEHEDQKDHYVYYGFLWISYKLQQSNRKSSKPIGLYDFFNNHVVNGDWYEVVEEHVQPKISLLNNNINIDLMSDIYYILKEMCKKFSNKNDNFDYLEDFMNYYDSVKRCGENILKKKSNDGDTDNIDEIYSDLYDMLKNVYNDYRKYYYEKNPQDNAPPELPKIEEIKKNFTPDLGASDLQDSTEGSPEPQDGDGNSEQQQSSSEPTPLETQPLETPPSEAPPSEAPPTEPAPSEPESTGPESPEPESPEPEPPGPEPPGPEPPGPEPHQEPKDEPQEEPQETSQNDSLAEQESIKKFINSMRLIAHYFRPDFPYMYNTLTEFGNDVYKNVLNGLKGSYSMFMNFVNNVKDSIDQLDNEKDTPQPGDNGPKLEDLPSPPSPEQPPKIENSDPQDQKDGDKKEQSGDEQNVDNNQEKGTEDSPPSQEQSIDFTNTEYVQGTNPYISGINRNEIISKSVFSVIVIATPIILAIMYKYLYYGRRKKPKRKKNMKKVINSIGGKRSVKIIINPSTQKKQTKKSKNSVRGEKMSSLNMYELMKADPLPFINLFFLMIFFVYKRTRDSIEL from the exons ATGTCTTACCATGTg tGTGAAATGTTTAATAGTTTATATTCGCAATTACCAGATGATGACAACGAAGAAAAGCGACAAAATGGTGAAAAGTTATTATACGAAAGTTTTTGCCCTAAAATTGGAGAAACATATCAAAAATGTAGTTCtgaatttgaaaaaattagcGCTggatttgtatatttattaggGCAATTATTTGGTAATGTTAATTCTGAAGGGGAACATGAAGATCAGAAAGAccattatgtatattacgGTTTTCTGTGGATAAGTTATAAATTACAGCAATCAAATAGAAAGAGTAGTAAACCCATTGgtttatatgatttttttaataaccaTGTAGTAAATGGCGACTGGTATGAAGTCGTTGAAGAGCATGTTCAACCAAAAATATCTTTGCttaataacaatattaatattgatCTTATGAGtgatatttattacatacTTAAAGAAatgtgtaaaaaattttctaaCAAAAATGACAACTTTGATTACTTAGAAGATTTCatgaattattatgattCTGTTAAAAGATGTggtgaaaatatattaaaaaaaaagagtaATGATGGCGATACTGATAACATCgatgaaatatattctgATTTATATGATATGTTGAAGAATGTTTATAATGATTATAGAAagtattattatgaaaagaATCCCCAAGATAATGCGCCTCCAGAGCTTCCAAAGatagaagaaataaaaaaaaattttacacCCGATTTGGGAGCATCAGATTTACAGGATAGTACAGAAGGAAGCCCAGAACCTCAGGATGGTGATGGAAATAGTGAACAACAACAATCATCATCTGAGCCAACACCACTAGAAACACAACCACTAGAAACACCACCATCAGAAGCACCACCATCAGAAGCACCACCAACAGAACCAGCACCATCAGAACCAGAATCAACAGGGCCAGAATCACCAGAACCAGAATCACCAGAACCAGAACCACCAGGACCAGAACCACCAGGACCAGAACCACCAGGACCAGAACCACATCAAGAACCAAAAGACGAACCACAAGAAGAACCACAAGAAACTTCACAAAACGACTCATTGGCGGAGCAagaaagtataaaaaaattcataaacTCCATGAGGCTTATAGCTCATTATTTTAGACCGGATTTTCCATACATGTATAACACCCTTACTGAATTTGGCAATGacgtatataaaaatgtattaaatgGCTTAAAAGGCAGTTATTCTATGTTTATgaattttgttaataatgTTAAAGATTCAATTGATCAACTAGATAACGAAAAAGATACACCCCAACCAGGTGATAATGGCCCTAAACTAGAAGATCTTCCATCCCCGCCTTCACCGGAACAACCTCCAAAAATAGAGAATAGCGATCCGCAAGATCAAAAAGATGGAGATAAGAAAGAACAATCAGGTGACGAACAAAATGTGGATAACAACCAAGAAAAAGGGACTGAGGATTCACCACCATCTCAAGAGCAATCAATAGATTTTACCAATACAGAATATGTTCAAGGAACTAATCCATATATTTCTGGAATCAATAGAAACGAAATTATATCGAAGAGTGTATTTTCAGTTATAGTTATTGCAACACCCATTATTTTAGCAATTATGTATAag tatttatattatggaCGTAGAAAAAAACcgaagagaaaaaaaaacatgaaaaAGGTTATAAATTCAATTGGAGGGAAAAGATCggtgaaaataattataaatccATCTactcaaaaaaaacagacTAAAAAATCTAAAAATTCTGTTCGTGGGGAAAAAATGTCatcattaaatatgtaCGAGCTTATGAAGGCCGATCCTTtaccatttattaatttattttttttgatgattttttttgtttataaaagaacTCGCGATTCTATAGAGTTATAA